The following nucleotide sequence is from Cucumis melo cultivar AY chromosome 1, USDA_Cmelo_AY_1.0, whole genome shotgun sequence.
TACTCATATCGCATGCTACTTGAAGTCCCATAATGCAAGCTTCATATTCAGCGATATTATGAGTGCATTCAAAACATAACTTGGCCGTTAGGGGAAAAACCTTTCCTTCTGAAGAAATTAGCACAACTCCAATCCCATGTCTCAACTCATTTGAGGCACCATCGAAAAGCATAGTCCATGTCTCATGATCTCTAGCATTCTTTTCAACTAGAAATATGTTTTCATCCGGAAAATCAATCCTCATAGGTTCGTAATCTGCTATTGGTTGAGCAGCTAAATGATCAGCAACTGCGCTTCCCTTTATTGCTTTTTTAGTAACATAAACAATATCGTACTCTGACAACAAAACTTGCCATTTTGCACTCCTTCCAGATAATGACGGTTTctcaaaaatgtattttattggATCCATTTTTGAAATATGACATGTCGTGTGGTATAACATATATTGCCTCAAACGATGAGTGGTCCATACCAAAGCACAACAAGTTCGCTCTAACATTAAGTATCTAGATTCATAATCGGTAAACTTTTTGTCCAAATAATAAATGGCATGCTCCTTCTTCCTTGATGAATCATGTTATCCTAGAACACCATCCATGGAACTTTCTAATACTGTTAAATACAAGATTAACAAGATTAACAGTCGCCCTGAAGCTGGAGGTATCAGTATTGGTAGGCTCTGCAAATACTGCTTAATTTTGTTGAAAACTTCTTCACAATTCTCATTCCATTTTCCTGGGTTGTTTTTACGTAAGAGCTTGAAGATTGGTTCGCATGTTGGTGTTAAATGTGAGATAAATCTGGATATGTAGTTCAATCTTCGCAGAAAACCTCgaatttctttttctgttttagGGGATGGCATTGCCATGATAGCCCTTACTTTATCTGGGTCCACTTTGATCCCTTCTTTGCTGACGATGAATCCCAATAGCTTTCCCGAAGTTGCCCCAAATGTGCATTTGGATGGATTTAATTTCAATTGATATTTTCTCAACTGATTAAATAATTTTTGGAGTGTGGTTGTATGATCTTCATCTCCTTGGATTTTGCGatcatatcatcaacatataccTCTATTTCTTTATGCATCATATCATGAAAAAGTGTAACCATTGCTCGCTGATACGTTGCCCCAAcatttttcaaaccaaaagGCATTACTTTGTAGCATAATGTTCCCCAAAGGGTAATGAATGTCGTTTTTTCTCTATCTTCTTCAGCCACTTTGATCTGATTATATCCTGAAAAACCATCCATAAAGGAGAAAGTTGAGTATCCTGCAGTGTTATCCACCAACATATCGATATGAGGTAAAGGGAAGTTATCTTTTGGACTGAATCGATTTAAATCTCTATAATCCACACACATTCTCACTTTTCCGTCTTTTTTGGGCACTGGAACAATGTTTGCCACCCATTCAGGATATTTGGAGACTGTGAGGAATCTTGCTTCAATTTGCTTCTGTACTTCCTCCTTTATTTTAATCAGTACATCAGGTTTCATTTTACGTAGATTTTGTCTCACCGGGTTTCATTCTGGTTTTAAAGGAACTCGGTGTACTACAATATCCGTACTTAATCCTGGCATATCCTGATAACTCCAAGCAAAAATATCTGAATACTCACGTAACAAATTGATCAGTTTTTTCCGTGATTCACTTGTCAATGATGTGccaatttttacctcttttgACTCCTCTTGAGAACCCAAATTGATTGCTTCAACTAGTTCTTGGTGAGGACCAAGaacctcatcttcttcttttaccATTCTTAACAATTCTGAGGATATTCCCACATCATCTTCATCGTCGCTTTCCTTGTCAGATTCCATAGTGTATATTAAGGCATCAAGGGTAGAACTGGAATTACTAACATCTTCATTCTTATGAATATTGTCTATGAAAGGGTTTAGACTTTTGTGTTTAATTTGCAAATGTAGGAAAGAAagtagagagaagaaaaaattagaatgaataaaatgaaaatgtggaaatttcattaaataacaAGAAAGCAGTACATTAATGTTGTAAAGCAAATAAATACTATGGCCTTGGATAGAGCCaatcgaaaaataaaaaatttaaacaaataaaagctTAATCATTACTCTTGAAAATCTCTTAAAATGTAAGTAGATCTACATTATTCCAATTGTTAAGCTCAAAATCAGGCGGAGATGCATAAACTGTGTTGCCTTCAAATGATGCTTCTTGTGCCACTGCTGCAACTGATAAACTTTCCATCTTCGTTAACAAATCATCCTTCAAATCAGAGTTGTGTGATGAATAACTTATACTGGCACTCttgaaaatatcatataattctAGTATAAGTTTTATACTTGGATCAAACTCCCCCATCTCTAGATTTGCCAAATgcgttttcttcttttcctcataAAGCCTAATCTTGTCATATATGGATGGCTTATAGCCCAAACCAAACCTCCCATCATTGCTTGGTGTTTTAGAGGTGTCTCTAAGTTTTTATTCAAAGAATATCCTCCACCTCCCATTATCCTAGTGGTCATAACTTCAACTTTAGACTTGTGTGGCTTTATCACTTCATCTACAGTTGCTTCCATCATAGTTGCATGAGGAATTTCAAAAGAGCGAAAAGAACACTTTAATGCTTCTTCCGTCGCTTCAACATATGGGGTTGAGACTGGCTTTGTTATTAAGAAATCTTCCTCTCCCATCACGCAAATCAACTTACTCCCAAAAATAAATTTCAGTTTTTGATGCAATGTGGATGGCACCACTCCTGCGGAGTGAACCCAAGGACGTCCTAATAAAAAACTGTACGTGGGTGTTATCTCCATGACTTGAAAGACTATGTTGAAAATACATGAGCCAATTTTAACTAGTAGTTCAATGTCACCCATTACTTCTCTGCGTGACCCATCAGAAGCTTTCACAACCATAGTACTTGATTTTATGTGTGACATATCCACGGTAAGCTTCAATAGTGTAGATTTAGGCATTATATTGAGAGCTGATCCGTTATCCACTAAAACTCTTGCAATGACGTAGTCTTTGCACTTCACTTGAATATGCAGTGCTTTTGTATGGCCTAAGCCTTCAGGAGGAAATTCGTCATCTGTGAAGACTATGGAATTTGAAGATGTAATGTTTCCTATAATTCCACTAAACTTTTCTACTGAAATGTCATGTCCAACATGTGCCTtgttcaaaatatctaataacacTTTGCGATGAGGCTCTGAATTCAAAACAACGATAATAAAGAAATTCGAGTTGGAGTATGATGCATTTGCTCTATGATCTTATACTCACTTTGTTTTACTATTTTCAAGAATTCATTTGCTTCCTCATCCGTGACAAGTTTTTTGTATTCTATATCTTTTGCAATGACAGACATCTCCACATCTTGGTCTTTGCAATGCTctttcacatttcttttctcatttttccTACCTTGCTCCAGTATTAGACCATCAGAAGGGATTGTTAAGTTATCTGGTTTGTAGCGTCTTTCACTTCGGTTATCCCGCTGATTCCTGTAATGTTATCAACTGAAGGACCTGTTATGATCTGACAATCATACCGCCATGGCACTACTTTTAGATCCTTAAATTTGAAAGGACTCGACACTTTAAGTTATCAACTAAAGTGTTATCAACTGAAGGGACTGTTAAGTTATCTGCTTTTAGAAGGTTGACTCATTATGACTTTCTTGATAAAAAACTGTCAAAGGTCTTGGTAAAAAGGAATCTTCCTTTTCTGAAACTTCATCCATTAAAGCACATATTTTACTGTCTTTCATCTCGTCTTTTCCTTGTCCTTATATACCGTAAGTATCTTTGAATCCATAAGTTGTTGTACTTTGGATCTAAATTTTTGGCATTGTTGGACAACGTGGTCTGCAACTCCTTGATGGAATATACAATGTCTGCTTTCATCATACCCTTCATATCTTATGTTGGGGTCTAGATATTCATGACTAACATATCCTGCTTCAAAAAGACTTTCAAAAAGTGCTTCCATAGGCATCACTATCTCATGGACTTCATTTTTGCACTTCTCAACAAGGCTATCCACAGCGTTCACTTTTGGATTTTCATGATTAGGCAGTGGATTTTCATTGACATTCGGCTTCTCGCCAGATTTTTTGAAGCTCAACCATCCAGCATTAATTAGAGATTGCGCCTTTCTTTTCAAAGCCAAACAATTTTCAGTTGAGTGTCCTACTCCTCCAGTGTGATAATCAAATCGAGCATTTGAATCATACCATTTTAGGTAAAGGAGGTTGTATAGGAATCATTGGAATAGGAGCTAACTGTCGATTTTGAATTAGTTGAGGTAAAAGCTCTGTATAAGTCATGGGAATCGGATCAAACCGCCATGTATCTGAATTGGTTTTGCTACCTTGACCCTGTACAAATGGTCGAGGAGAATTTGAGTTAACGGGTTTTGGAGTTTCAGAGACGGTATGGACTGGTACATAGCTATTATAAGGGATATGAGAGACATTGCTTATATATGACGGGAAGTTTTGCTCATATTTTCTCTGATCAAAATTTGGTTTGTGCTTCCCTAAATTAGGAAAACCAATTGCATGAAcctctccttctttcttcttggATATTGTTCCTTTCTTTATTCCACCATATTCAGTTGTAGCCTCTGCTAACCTCCCGTGTTTTATcccatattcaattctttcgtCAATAACGATAATATCAGAAATTTTTTTTGATGCATTACCAATCATTCGCTCATAGAATGGAGCCCGCAAGGTATTCATAAACATAGATGTCATTTCTTTGTCTATTAACGGTGGTTGAACCTCGGCAGCCATATCTCTCCATCGTTGAGCATATTCTTTGAAGCTTTTCGAACTCTTCTTCTCCATCCGTTACAAGTCTAAACGGTCTGGGGCCATATCAATGTTATGTTTGTATTGCTTTAGAAATGCATCAGCTAAGTCCTTCCAAACGTGAATGTGTGCATTATCTAATTGAATATACCATCGACTAGCTGGACCAGTCAAGCTATCCTGGAAGTAATGGACTAGcaatttatcattattaatatgCGCCGCCATCTTTCTACAGTACATTATAAGATGACTCCTTGGACATGTTGATCCATCATATTTATCGAATTCAGGAACTTTAAACTTTGCTGGAATGATCAAGCCTGGCACCAAGCACAATTGTGTTACATCTATATTTCCATAGACATCAGTCCCTTCAATTGCTCGtaacctttcttccaaaacatCTAACTTTTGCTTAGCCGGATTGTTCTCGTTTTGTCCCATGTCTTGAATTTTAGCCTGAGCTTCCAAATGTTCTATACCTGGGACAATGGGTGGAACAACATACAGCGGATTTGTAGGAACATAGTGTTGAGTGGTTTGAGACTGCGGAACATTCATGTGGTATGGAGTGAATCCTGGAGGAAAAATGGGATCATTTGTGTCTTGAATTGGATTGCTTGATTGTGTTGTATCTATAGCGATTTTTCCTTTCCCCATTGAAAGCAATTCCAGTATTTTTGAAACTTGTTCCCCAAGATTATTAATCTCTTGTCTCATTTTGTCCATGTCcttatctttttcttccatGATTCAGCTTTTATACCTAGTATTGTAAGGATGACGAATTGGAGTAGGACGAgctatattttccttttctttttaaaataaaatagaataaaaataaaaaataaaaaattgaagtaaaagagaagaggggaaatatagagagagagagagaagaaaatcttagtatatataaaattcaaacaacaataataaaatcaatCAAACAAACATAATGTAAGTTTGACAAAATAAAGGAAATCAAACTGAAActagaaacaaacaaaacgtaATGAACATCGCTCCTATTGTCAATAGCAAAaagaacaattaatgaaaatgccCAAAATGTCCAGTTCTCTGCATATCATCTTCAagaatttatttaaatcatcTGCATGAGGTTGCATTGAGAAAAAATTAACTCTCAAATCAGCTGCCCATTCTGCAAAACCATTTGCTCTTTTGGACACCATTATGAGAAATTCGATTGTCTGATCTACACGTTCCACTAGCACTTGGAAATCTCTCGTTTGCAGATCATAATCAACCTTCATTTGCACGTAATCTGTATTCAATGACTCATATTCTTGTGTTACCCTCTTACTTAAATTTTGAAGTGCAGTAAGTTGATAGTGTAAGGAATCGACATAATTTTTCAGTATCTCATACTCTTTAGAGCCTCGGCCATCTTCAGATGTAGGCTATCAACAGTTTGACGCAAAGAATGATTTTGTGCTTCCAAATCCATTATTTGTGTTTCTCGTTTTCCAATTGATGTATTCAAATCATTGACAAGCTCGAGAAAATATTCCTTCCCATTTTctaaatctttaatatattcatCTTGCGACCCCACTGTTGCTTATAATGTCGTCTTCTCATTTTTCAAGCTCCTATTTGCTTTATTCATTCGCCTCATCTCCTTATCTAAAGTCTCAAGATCCTTTTCTAACTTATCTTGATTTTTTATGAAACTCTTAGTCTTTTCGAGTTCATTCTGCAAATAAGTCGCATGATCCATCCATTGACTTGTCTCTTTACGAATTTTCTCATTCTCTTGCTCTAACAGTCGATTTTTCTCTTCTAGTTCTATGCTATTCTCAATCCACTGATTTGGTTGTTCGAAGCTtgtctctttttccttttcaactACCTCCCTTGAGATATCTATTATATTCTTCCTTCTGATTGCCTGCCAGGCCTCGTACCCACTAGTAACTCCTTCGTAATGTCCTTTGTCTTTTATCTTTCTTATAGATTTCCATGTGCATACTGCTTGACGTTTTTTTTCCTTGACAATCTTCAGGATCGTATGAAAAATCAGACTCTTGCAGATTATGAGTTGGTGGTATAAACTGTTTGAGCCACACCTGACGCAAAACTAACAATGGTGTATAGTTAACACCTCCCCATGGTCCTAACAAAGGCACACTATGAAAATCTCCGCATCTATATATCACCGCCTTTAAAGGCATCCATTGAGCCTTCCATATGACATTTTCAGAAGTAAGTTTTGCAAAGAAAGACAACCAAGCCTCCTTTCTTGGATATGTTGGATCCCAAACTGCCATACCAAACTCACTGATTGTGTTGCGCATTAAATTCCATGGGCTACTGAAATCTAACCTTGGACACCTAAACTCTGCGGGAAATTTGATATGGCTGTGTatccaaatatataataaaggaACACAACAATTCAATTTTCCTTCCCCTTTATTTCTACGATAGTTAAGAGATCGAAAAGTTTCAGCCAGTATAGGTATAATAGGATTGACTCCTCGTTCCATTTCAAAAAACAATCCCATCAACATAACCCTCTGCTTTAGGAAAAATCACCGCTCCGTAAATGCACAATGCCAAGAGTGTAAGACCTTTGTTTTCATTAATGTATGTTTGCGTCATCTTTACTAGATAATCAAAGGGCACATTCTCTTCTCCACCCTTAACTTTTATATACTTTTGAATTTCTGTGGCATGGATGGTTTCTAAAAATTTTGACAAGGTCCTTTTTGTTGTTTGCTTAgggttaaagaaataaaaaaattctctttctttttcaggCATGCTAAGCATAGCTTGATATTCTTCTATGATTGGCAGTAAATCACATGACCCAAACGTGAAACAACCATATGCTGGATCCCAAAAATTAATTATGGCTCTTAAGGAAAAATAATTCACCGGTATATACATCCTGCTATATGTCCATACTTCTTCGAGAACATGAATCTACGCTGAGGTGTCAATGCTTCCCAGACATCTTTAGGTTCGCTAAATCATTTTGTGTAAAAGAGAGTTGGCACCTGGATAGTATTGATATTTGGAAGAATTGTTTATACCGTCCCCAAATTTTTGTTGCATCTCTTCAGCCCATTTAAGAACATCACTTGGCTCATCAAACTTAGACTCAAAAGATGAATGCATCGACATATTGGACATCTTGGTATTTCAAGACTGTTTATTTTTTGCACAATTATGacaaaggaaaaaacaaaaaagaaaaaagaaaaaaattgtcaCTTCACTTTgcacaaaataaaataggacataataaaacaaaaacaaaaacaaaaaaaataaaaataaaactactaaaactaataaaataaaaattaaattaaattaaaaattaaaaagtaaaatgtaaaaagtaaaaagtaataataataataataaaaagaaaaaaagaaaaaaaagaaataagaaaaagtaaATAAGGTTTCCATGCACTTTAATGTCGTAATGAAAGTAAACACTACTctccttattattattttttgataaaaaaattatttaattttagaaaatgtaaCAGTTTTCATGTACCTTTACAAGGTAAACACTACTCTCCTTTAAAGGatgtataataaataattatttaaatcaaGCTTTTCCTAATAAATCAATTTTGTGATTggacctttctttctttttttttttaaacaaagaaatatgtatgatttaaaaattttagaaaaatgcaaaactttgtttagaaaaaataaaaataacttggACAATTTAACTTTTAGATAAAAATATGTCAAAATATAATGTCATGGTGTTGGTATTtcaagaaataacaaaaaaattaatctGAGTGAGGACTTTTCATGTGACTGTACGGGAGTCGAAACCCCTCGAAGGTCAACACTACTCCATCCTCAATTCTAATCCTAAAAGGTTGTAGCCCGGGTAGAGGGCTTGTGAGTTTATGTAAAATGCATGATgactaatttaaaataaatgtaccaataaaaatagtacaaatatttcatacaaaaaaaaaaaaataaataattaagtgaaccaatgaattataatagAATAGGAATAAGAGATAAAAAATGTAACGGCTTGACTCTCTTACACATTATTCCAAATTCCCCAGTGGAGTCGCCAAGCTGTCGCAACGTGATcgcgacgcggagcggccgacatcccccacttatttaatctttaatatttaaatggAGTCGCCAAcaatcatattaaggtgtgattggtcaacacaaaaaaaaattggtctacgtaaattcagatttaaggtgcgggagtcagttgtgtgtagggaaggtattagcaccctacaacacccataaaaatgattaccaaaatttatcttttaaactaaattaacgaGGTTCACAAAAGAGCcataatttaaatttgatactaaattggtattcaattggtttaacctaaagagccataatttaaagaaaaatagattCGATTGGTCTAaccttaacaaaattaaaacaccctaaacctaaaaaaaattaaacacagtacaacctaggcaaaatttgatgcaacaatatcgaattggtttaacccaacaaaattagaa
It contains:
- the LOC103490561 gene encoding LOW QUALITY PROTEIN: uncharacterized protein LOC103490561 (The sequence of the model RefSeq protein was modified relative to this genomic sequence to represent the inferred CDS: inserted 2 bases in 2 codons; substituted 3 bases at 3 genomic stop codons) — protein: MEEKDKDMDKMRQEINNLGEQVSKILELLSMGKGKIAIDTTQSSNPIQDTNDPIFPPGFTPYHMNVPQSQTTQHYVPTNPLYVVPPIVPGIEHLEAQAKIQDMGQNENNPAKQKLDVLEERLRAIEGTDVYGNIDVTQLCLVPGLIIPAKFKVPEFDKYDGSTCPRSHLIMYCRKMAAHINNDKLLVHYFQDSLTGPASRWYIQLDNAHIHVWKDLADAFLKQYKHNIDMAPDRLDLXRMEKKSSKSFKEYAQRWRDMAAEVQPPLIDKEMTSMFMNTLRAPFYERMIGNASKKISDIIVIDERIEYGIKHGRLAEATTEYGGIKKGTISKKKEGEVHAIGFPNLGKHKPNFDQRKYEQNFPSYISNVSHIPYNSYVPVHTVSETPKPVNSNSPRPFVQGQGSKTNSDTWRFDPIPMTYTELLPQLIQNRQLAPIPMIPIQPPLPKMAQSLINAGWLSFKKSGEKPNVNENPLPNHENPKVNAVDSLVEKCKNEVHEIVMPMEALFESLFEAGYVSHEYLDPNIRYEGNQRDNRSERRYKPDNLTIPSDGLILEQGRKNEKRNVKEHCKDQDVEMSVIAKDIEYKKLVTDEEANEFLKIVKQSEYKIIEQMHHTPTRISLLSLXLNSEPHRKVLLDILNKAHVGHDISVEKFSGIIGNITSSNSIVFTDDEFPPEGLGHTKALHIQVKCKDYVIARVLVDNGSALNIMPKSTLLKLTVDMSHIKSSTMVVKASDGSRREVMGDIELLVKIGSCIFNIVFQVMEITPTYSFLLGRPWVHSAGVVPSTLHQKLKFIFGSKLICVMGEEDFLITKPVSTPYVEATEEALKCSFRSFEIPHATMMEATVDEVIKPHKSKVEVMTTRIMGGGGYSLNKNLETPLKHQAMMGDNIHKNEDVSNSSSTLDALIYTMESDKESDDEDDVGISSELLRMVKEEDEVLGPHQELVEAINLGSQEESKEVKIGTSLTSESRKKLINLLREYSDIFAWSYQDMPGLSTDIVVHRVPLKPEXNPVRQNLRKMKPDVLIKIKEEVQKQIEARFLTVSKYPEWVANIVPVPKKDGKVRMCVDYRDLNRFSPKDNFPLPHIDMLVDNTAGYSTFSFMDGFSGYNQIKVAEEDREKTTFITLWGTLCYKVMPFGLKNVGATYQRAMVTLFHDMMHKEIEVYVDDMIAKSKXDEDHTTTLQKLFNQLRKYQLKLNPSKCTFGATSGKLLGFIVSKEGIKVDPDKVRAIMAMPSPKTEKEIRGFLRRLNYISRFISHLTPTCEPIFKLLRKNNPGKWNENCEEVFNKIKQYLQSLPILIPPASGRLLILLILYLTVLESSMDGVLGXHDSSRKKEHAIYYLDKKFTDYESRYLMLERTCCALVWTTHRLRQYMLYHTTCHISKMDPIKYIFEKPSLSGRSAKWQVLLSEYDIVYVTKKAIKGSAVADHLAAQPIADYEPMRIDFPDENIFLVEKNARDHETWTMLFDGASNELRHGIGVVLISSEGKVFPLTAKLCFECTHNIAEYEACIMGLQVACDMSIKKLKLLGDSMLVIHQVKEEWETRDAKLVPYSQYVTKLSQNFEKISFDHVPREDNRMVDALATLAVMFDLNLEFELHPIQITKRDVPAYCMNVGNDNKPWYFDIKQYIKCREYPYEASENDKRTIRRLAMNFFLSGEVLYKRNHDMVLLRYVDEEEAKQIMIDIHEGICGTHANGHMMPRQILRSGYYWTMMESDCIKYVRECKKCQIYMDKIHVAASPLHILSAPWPFSLWGMDVIGPIDPKASNGHRFILMAIDYFTKWIDDASYCNVTRGVVLKFIKKELICRYGLPEGIITDNAKNLNNKMMDELCEQFKINHRNSTPYRPKMNGAVEAANKNIKRIIEKMTITYKDWHEMLPFSLHGYRTSVRTSTGATPFSLVYGMEAILPLEVEIPSLRVLMEAKLDEAEWIRGRYEQLNFVEEKRLAALNHGQLYQRRLMRAYNKKVHPRSFREGDLVLKRILPFQKDYRGKWTPNYEGPFVVKKAFSGGALLLTNMDGVELKNPVNSDYVRRYYAWGLFLEGFVMLKEVRGISRKLTFSS